CCAGGGTAAATCATGTATATCCAGGATATCACTTTCCCGAAGCAATTGCAGACCAAGTTCTTTGACGATCTCAGTGATCTTTTCTTTATGCGCCGATGACATTGCCCTGCGGTCAAAATATACAAAGTCAGCATTTGACTTCTCTGTAGCCTGCCGCACAAGTTCCAGATCCAGGTTATCAAGCTGATGGTTTGGAAAATTATGTCCGAATGTTATATTGTTCTCAAGTAATATTTTGGACTGCCTCTTTGCATAGTGCCCGCCCCCAAAACCAATAGCAATTGGCATTTTATCTTCTTTCATCTCCAGTATTGCCCTGGCAGCTATCTCTCCTGCTATCGGGTCTTCCCACTGTTCTTCTGCACTGCCGATCTCAGCATAGACCATGGGCAAACGAACATCTGTTGGTCCATGATGTGTGGACTCCATGGCAACTTCATAACCACTATTAATAGCCATTTTTTGCATGTTGAGCAAGATGGACCTCAAGGCAAAAGGTGCAGGGTAGGAAAATTCCCTGCTGTGTCCTCCGAATTTTGCATTGCCACTGTTCCCGGTATAATGGGCTGTAAGAACTCTGTTATCATCCTTACCCTTATGTTTTGAGGCAACTACAATGAGCCTGGTTTTCAATCCGCACGCTGCAAGTTTACGGTCGATGCCATCCTGGTATATATGATGTGCATCGATCTCCACAAGCCAGAATCCTTCGGATGAATAAGCGCATACAAGTTCCCCCCAGTCGTGACATGCCACTTTCACGGGAACCCATTCTCTCATTTTGAGAATATGTTCCTTGATGTTCTGGCTCGCCCTGTCCTTTGTGGAACATAGAATGGTTATTCTCGATTCGTTTCCTTTGCTGTTCATCTGTTTTCATCCCTGTTTTAGATCATCTTGATCATATCGAAAACCCATCTGCTCACACCAGGAGCCACATTGCCGCACCTGCGACAGTTCAGGACTTTCAATCCCTTTTTTTATAATCTCCTATGAGGCCTTCTATTTGATGTTGTTTCTTGAAAGTATAGAAATGCATCATACCTTCAGGCCTGATCACATCTGCTAGAATGTCGAGGAATTGGTCCATACCATAAGGTGTGGGGATTATGGCTCTGTGGAATTTATATTTCAGTGTCTAAGGAATGTCTATAGTATCAGCACATATAACTGAAAGGTTTTGCATGACCTTGTTCCGTGATGTATTTTTTTGGAGCATGGAAATAGCTGCGTTATTTTTTTCAAATGCTACAATATCAGCACCCTTTGCACCCACATGCACAACAAACGGCCCTACGCTACAAAAAGGTATAATCACTTTTTCACCATTTTGCACCATACTGGTTATCCTGGCTATTTCGTGCGATAATCTGTTATTAAAGAAAACTTCTTGAAGTTCCTTGATCAGATATCACAGAAATTATTGTTCAGCTTTTCC
This DNA window, taken from Methanomethylovorans hollandica DSM 15978, encodes the following:
- a CDS encoding D-aminoacyl-tRNA deacylase translates to MNSKGNESRITILCSTKDRASQNIKEHILKMREWVPVKVACHDWGELVCAYSSEGFWLVEIDAHHIYQDGIDRKLAACGLKTRLIVVASKHKGKDDNRVLTAHYTGNSGNAKFGGHSREFSYPAPFALRSILLNMQKMAINSGYEVAMESTHHGPTDVRLPMVYAEIGSAEEQWEDPIAGEIAARAILEMKEDKMPIAIGFGGGHYAKRQSKILLENNITFGHNFPNHQLDNLDLELVRQATEKSNADFVYFDRRAMSSAHKEKITEIVKELGLQLLRESDILDIHDLPWHIYSHLLILADRFCPGSRLRITDGFRLMINNAENISTDDIQIFRMDEEIFIEAVSADKKKLTNLLDRSDVVYIERDNGTLPGILICERGKEKASADMLIDECIKILKEHYEIKYIPEEMTLYITEDRFDPEVARELGVPPGPLFAELKKGNSVTANSRTVEPLMVYTKTIRRITLGNTLLLNK